TTACACCCTGGTGAAAGCATAATGAATAAAGGATGAGACAGAAAAAGGAGAAGGATGAAGAAAAAGGATAAAGGAATCAATTTGCAGAAGTCTAACAAAAcctattcaattttatttgtagttttaaataatatggTAGAAACTTACATAAATGATTTAAGTTAAAcattcgtttaaaaaaatattttaaaattataacatTTACAACTATTatctttattgtttatttagaTTCCGTTTTAGATCTCTTCTGCAGAGCAGGCATTACCGCGTGGAGGTCAGCAAAACAGTACCTACACATGTGaatatcttttttttcttttagaatGTACATGATGTATCAGCACTGTCATGCACCAATCAAATGCTATGTAATGCAGCGTTTACAGGAGTCCGAAACATAAAGCATGAAAcagaaattttatttatttatcgttaaTCTATCGAACAGTATTTGATGTTACGCTTAGATACTCACTCGACTCATTCGACATGCGAGGATTTTCGTGCTCCATGCCTTTTACTATTTTCATAACCAATTTTCCATTTCTCCATACAGTCTCCTTTTTTAATATGACTGTAGATATACTCATTACAGGAGTAATAGTAGTAATATTAGTGGAAGTATTATTAACAGTTAGCGTTACAGGAATAATAGTAGTAATATTATTGAAAGTATTATTAACAGCTAGCGTTCCAGAAGTAACAGCAGTAATATTAGTGGTAGCAGTAGTAACAGGTAGCGTTATTGGATGCTTTAACCGAAAACGTTTCAATGTAACCGTGGCTTTAGCTTCCGCCATTTCCTTTTTCATTTTCTCCAATACCTTTTTATCATATCTTCTTCTACTGCTATAAATATTCACAGGCACTCCGTTCCTCGTTTGTTGATAACAAGCTGAATAATCAACTTGTTTGAATTCTAAAATCAAGAAAAATATGTGATTTTATTTAGatcaatatcaatatatttACATAGCCAAGCTAAAAGTAGAAAAGTGATAATTAATAAAGTCGTTAAAAATTACAATGAAGTACGTCATAACTAAAGtaaattaacccttaaatgcgtGGTGATGTATATATCCATCATATTATATGTGTTGgcctgtggctcaatatgtagctatccaaaatcacatttatagcttaacACGTTCACGGACACTGCGTCATTCATGAATCTGTGTGATATGACACAGAAAAATTCCATACAAGATGTTTAGCCGTCGATGGACGGAGTGACACAGCGCTCTTTCTGCAAAAATATGGACAGCTCACTTTGTATACATCTTCATTCATTGAAGAGGCTCACGTTATGGCACCTCGTCGACAGCCGTAacgtcaaaatcaaaatcaaaatcaaaaatcaaaaatattttattgtataaacatGGGTACCTAAAGGTCTTAGGTAATGTTGTTTAGTTTCGCCATATCTTGCGTGTTGTGCCACTTGTGCCACAACAAGCGTCGAGGCCTTCTACTGGTGACACATAAAATAGATAAGTCACTTTGAGGATTTTGCTGTAACACCAGTGAGCTTTGTGGAGTGTAgtgttagaatagaatagaatcgttttatttgtttaaaaaaggGTATACGTTATAGTGTAACAGGCACAAGATACTCGACCTCATTATAATCCCACGTAAATGCGACGTCTGTGGACGGGATAGCGGTTTTGTCAAAGTAAAAATCATCGGCCACAGACGTGGTGCCATATCACGAAGGtcaatttttaaccgccgcctcaaaactgtcaaggaaggtggttttcaagtttttttttattatttttttctatgtttattccacgatatctccgttgttactggaccgattttgaaaaaaaaatttttttattgaatgtatatgcatacagattgatcccatttttctcagaacccagttctgatgatgggatcctggagaaatcgaggaaactcctcaaatctgaaaggcatacatatggtgatttttgtgttttttaaggaacagcatgcatttacgtacggaacagtgatatttgatgcagtggaactgctaatgatggtcagaacggaactcctcaaatctgaacggcacgcttatagtgactttggtatttttataagaacagcatgcacttacgtccagaacagtgatatttggt
This genomic window from Leguminivora glycinivorella isolate SPB_JAAS2020 chromosome 1, LegGlyc_1.1, whole genome shotgun sequence contains:
- the LOC125233065 gene encoding uncharacterized protein LOC125233065 → MKCVFVSLIIETIIIIQSSQHFIPPLPHCVVAEICNHTKVKVCGEDTKKSEHRIFHDQCDMFELNCDADREFKQVDYSACYQQTRNGVPVNIYSSRRRYDKKVLEKMKKEMAEAKATVTLKRFRLKHPITLPVTTATTNITAVTSGTLAVNNTFNNITTIIPVTLTVNNTSTNITTITPVMSISTVILKKETVWRNGKLVMKIVKGMEHENPRMSNESSEYLSVTSNTVR